In Equus quagga isolate Etosha38 unplaced genomic scaffold, UCLA_HA_Equagga_1.0 146_RagTag, whole genome shotgun sequence, the genomic stretch aatcaatttaaCTCACCACACATATGGCCTAAAGGAGAAAACTGTGTGAATATTGTAATAGAACCAGAAAAGGCACTGATAAAATGCAATAAGTATTtatgatcaaaaataaaaactcttgcCACTTCCACATTCCTTGGCGCCACTGACCACAGCTCTTCCTCAGGGACTGCCATGGCCCTGCCCATGACAACACAGCTGCTGCTCCTTCTGGTGTGGGTGGCTGCCGTGCAGGCAGCCCTGCCCAGGACTGACCTCAATGTCTGCATGGACGCCAAGCATCACAAACAAAAGCCAGGCCCGGAGGACACGCTGCATGAGCAGTGCAGTCCCTGGAAAGAGAATTCCTGCTGCTCCCTCACCACCAGCCAGGAAGCCCATAAGGACATCTCCCACCTGTACAGATTCAACTGGGACCACTGTGGCAGAATGGAGGCCGTCCGCAAACGCCACTTCATCCAGGACACCTGTCTCTGTGAGTGCTCCCCCAACCTGGGGCCCTGGATCCAGCAGGTGGACCAGGGCTGGAGCAAAGAGCAGATCCTGGATGCGCCCCTGTGCAAAGAGGACTGTCCGTGCCGGTGGGAAGACTGTCACCCCTCCTACACCTGCAAGACCAACTGGCACAAGGGCCGGAACTGCACCTCAGGTGGGGGCCGGggcgggaggggtgggagggattTGGAGGTAAAGAGGTGGGGGTGTGGAACTGGTGTATGGAGATTCGAGGTTATGGGGCTGGCAGAACCAGAGATAGTTCCAGGCCCAGTAGCTAAAGATCTTCTGTCCTCCCTACAGGGTTTAACCAGTGCCCAGTGGAAGCTGCCTGCCGCCACTTCGATTTCTACTTCCCCACCCCTGAAGCTCTGTGTAATGAAATCTGGAGTCACTCCTACAAGGTCAGCAACTACAGCCGAGGGAGCGGCCGCTGCATCCAGATGTGGTTCGACCCGGCCCAGGGCAACCCCAATGAGGAGGTGGCGAGGTTCTATGCCGAGGCCATGAATAGGGCTGGGCTCGGTGGGGcctgctctctcctgctctgcctggCCCTAACGCTGCTCTGGCTGCTCAGCTGAGCTCCCTTTACCTTCTGATACCTGGACATCCCTGCCTTGTCTAGCCCCACAGCTCCCAGCTATTCGGTTTCTGCTCCATGGTGGGGCCTCTGACCGACAGTTTGAATAAACCAGACActccagaaaaaagaataataataataaaaaaataaaaactaaaaactcttATAAAATCAGATCTAGAAGGAAATATCCTTGTTTTATAAAGACATATGCCAAATATCTACATCAAACGTTGTGTTTGCTGGAGAAATTCTAGGAGAATTCCATCTGAGATTGGGAACAGACAGGATGCTCACTATTACTGCCACTGTTTAACTCAATATTGGAGGTCCTGGACAACCGCagtgtgagaaaagaaatgaactacaagGCAAAAGGATTTGAAGAGATAAGAAATAGTTGTTATTTGCATGGGCAAGACCATCTGTATAGAAAACCAATAGAGTAGTCAACCAACTGTTAGAAGAAACAAGATTGCCAGATACAACTTAAAAAATCAGTAGTGTTTATACCAGTAACAACtatttctaaatacatttttaaaaaatagggtactcttcacaacaaaaacaaaaactataaagtaCTTAGGAACTCACTTATTAAAGAACATTTAGTGATCTCTCTGGTATATGGGTATGTAAtattcattttatgaatattcatcaagctgtaaaaataaaatttggtgcacttttctgtatggaggttatgtataaataaactctttttttaagaatAGCTAGGAACattctaaagagaaaataataagataATGCAGCGTAACTAGACTTACCAGAAATTTAGAAGTATTATAAAGCAACAGTCATTGAAACAATTTGATTAAGAAATGACTACTTAAGATCTCAgtggagaaaatataaaactctatTAAGACTATGAATAAGATGAACAAATGAAGAGTTCTTCCGGTGCTCTTAGATGGCATGACAATGTAATAAAGATGTGAGTTTTTTGCAAAGAAATCCATAAATTCAATCAAAGTTCAATGAAATTCCAACTAGATTTCAGAAACTCCAGCTTTTTAGAAACTCaacaattttatgtaaatttggTAAGGAAGTTTAATGATCCATGAGTAACCAagtcaactttgaaaaagaagaacaaagggtGGAGAATGGCGACTTGCTCTACCCTAAAGTCAGAGTAATAAAAACAGGGCAGTTCTGACGAAGAAACAGACAGACCAATGAAACACAACTGGGGGCTTAGAGAGAAAACCGTATTCTCGCCTAACACCGCATACAAGGATGGACTCTAGCTGGATTATCACCTAAATATACAAATGGTAAGGACACAAAGTTAATAGAAAATAGACGAGACTATTTTTGTAACTCACAGATGGGGACAAACTTAAACAAAACTCCCAAAGTACAAACCATGAGGCTAAAATTGATGAATTTGATTACATCACAAATAAGCTTTTCTGTTCTAGGAAAATAGTCATGGATAAAAGTAACAGGTAGAACAGATAAGGAGTCTGGGAATTCCAATAGAAATATAGTCAAAGGAAGAGCATACTCGATTCCTAGGAAGGGGGAGCATAAGATGATATCCAGCCTGTGACGAGATGTGCAGACTCACCGAGGTTtgcaagaaatgcaaattaaagcaaaaacTAGCACTCGACACACATGAGATTAGCACAAATTACAAAGCTGGCGCTCATGCTGAGTGCTGCGGAGAGGCGGGGATGTAAAGATCCTCattccctgctggtgggaatgtggaCTGGTGCAGCTATGCTGGATAGCCACCGGCCCTATTTGGTCAAATTAAGACTAAGCATAGCCTGTGACCTAGAGAAAGTCTGACATAGGTCCTTAAGGGGACATATATAAAGATGCTCATTGTTTTTCAGAGAGGTGGAAGCAGTCTGGGGTCCCTCACTGGGAGAACGGAGAAGTCCTTACAGTGGATGCACACTAGGCAGTATTATAAAGAGGTTAGCCAAGACTTGATAACTGTGTAGCCCACATGAAGAGACCTTGAAACCAGAATCCTAAGTGAAAAAGTGAGAAACAGAATGAGGTGTGTGGTGTGATCTGTGTACCTTGAGTACCAAGGTGCGATCTGTGTACCTTGAAAATACCTGCATACGAGACACCAATATTTGTTTTacaagaaatacataaatacatgcatacataccaGAAAGGAGCCTTGCATGGGCCAATGGTGATGCGCATCGTGAACCGAGGATTTTGATTTAAGATCTAACGTTGAATTTACAAaagaatgaagggagggaggaaggcagaaaggaaTCGCAGAGGAGGGTGACTCTGATGTAGGTCCTCCTGCTGGGCTAGCTGGTGTCTGGTGAGGCTGTCATAAGGGTGGTCTTCAAGGAGGGTGGTCCAAGGCCCCATGATACAAGGCTGACCTCTAGGAAGTTGCGTGTTGAAGAAATCCTTGCAAGAGGGGTGTTCGAGGCAGATCTATCCATGGCTTCTAGCCGTCCACAGCCAGAAGGAGAGTATAGAGTCTGGGTGGCCGGAGGTAGATGGGCAAAGCTTGGGAATCCTGTTTACCTAGCCAGGTGCCAGAGGCAGAGTGGTTTCTCCACAGTTGAGAATAGAGACGTGTATAAAGTTGATCCATGGGATCTGGTAAGGGTGTCGAGGGGTACAGGAAAGACTCCTTTGGACCAGGCCTGCAGATGCCACACAGTGGTGAGGGCACTCCTTACGCATGGCTGCTGCAGCCCACATAGGTTCAAAGGGGCCCAAACTGGCCAGATATATTTAGGCTGAAAAGTACATTGCAGAAACAACAATTCCAagtgaatttaaaatgtaaagtaagGCACACAGGTGCATAGTTTGGAGAACTAAGACACAGTAAAATTAGTAAGGTTGTGCATGTACCGAAACGCCTCCCTAAAGGACCTGAAAATCTTGTAAAGTAAGGCTCCAGGTAATGCACTGACACAATTCTTTGAGATATAAATACTTACAGCCAATCTCtgtatgttttgatttttctgtaaacaAAACCACGCCTGGATATTAGTTTCAAGAGTCCTTCTAAGTATCTGTACCTATCACTTTCGTTCCAGAAACagaggcttttaaaatttctcttcacTCAAATCCCTATATTCTAGGCTAGGCAGCCTTGCAATGATTTATCTTAATTATTCATGTTGTTGGTCTTTAAGGACCAACGAGTACTCAGCTTATCAGCATGGAAACCGGCACAAGCTCTGTCGTCTTCTATCAATCTTTTCTATCTAAAATCTTCCTACCGATTTGACTGTCAAAGACTGGAGACCCAAACGGGAGCTTGGATGAGCTCCAAATATAACCTAATGATCCCAAGAGTCTCCAAGTGTCACTAAAAAGCAGCCAGTTGACCACCTACCCTTCAGGATACATGAGAAAGGGGAGTAACCATGGATCCCGTAAACACTTTTCCTCCTTCCATGGTGGGCTGAGAAGTCTCTTGTCCACGCCTAGACCTTCCTAGTCTACCTTTTCAGGGTAGAGCTGGATATTCGTTGCGTGACCCTCTGGGCTTCTGTCTTTAGAGTGATTCTTTTTATGGCATACTGTACATAGAGAACTGGCCAGCGCCTTGGACAGAGGGTGGTCAACTCTCAGAGTGCAGATGGGCATGTGTTTTTTAAGCAAATCAATAGTAATGGACATTCACATACTCAACTTTTATAAGAAAGGAACACATTGTTCATCTCAAGCTGGCTTTTAAGGAACTAGCGCTAAATTTTACCTAAGATGCTAAAAACTACCCATGTGCAACTACAAGAGTAATACACCATCATCCTTAATATGACCCTTCCCTTTGGCAATGGACCTCCAGCCTCTTCACAACCTCATCCTTTCCTGCTTGATGACACCATGGGTTCATTGATGGATGGAGCTATGTCAACGTTGCTCATACAGGGTCCTGCCCATGGGAggggctcaacaaatatttgttgaataaatgagtgaataatgcCGGCTGACTATTTCTCTCTTAAATGAGTTGTTGATACAGCAGTTCTCAGCACTTCTGGGTTTCTCGGACCAGTAccatttccaaaaatatgtttCAGCACTTAATGGTGCCAACTTAAGAGTTAGGACCAGCAAGAAACCACAACACAATAATACATAAATAGCTCTGTGATGACCATTTCATAATAggaagccttttattttctttaattatagaAAAGTAGGAAAGATCTAATCTAAGAATAATGGTAAATTCTTAAATTCAACATATTTAGCTtcttgaaaaacattttacagtgtccttctttccccttttcaTCACAGACCAGTGAAAACCTTGTCATGGATCAGGACTGGCTCATAGACCAGTATTTGGAGACCAGACAAACTGACCTGCTTGCTTAAAATGTTATTAAGAGTAaatcactttctccttttttattctctGCCTAGTGTCTTACTGGCTTTTagttttcaacattaaaaaatttttcattccttttacaCATGACAAATGAGACCTACACTCCTCATTCCTGTCATTTACCTGTTTGCCTAAATTACTTGCAGTTGtaatcatttccttctttttttcttccttcccttgtgCTATcaaattcttgatattttataaGAATGGCTTCAAGAAGTTAGGTCTCCCCTAACCTCATTGTCATTTTTGTTGCTGCTAACATCTGGTGTTCTCATAATTCCTTTAATTCAAGGAGCTTAACGTGCTTTGCATAGTATCCCCTAATCCTCTAGTAGACAGCACTTTTCTACTTAgtggagggggaggcaggcacTCTGTATCACAGCTCGACCTTGGGAATTTGGATATTGAAGTTTTTCTAACAACGCCTCTCAAGTTGCAATCCTCTCCTCGGAGACTATGAAGTTGAGTGACAGGTCAAGGTTGCCTGGGGACTCTTGAATGTGAACTCCTGACTCCATTACCCAGAGGCATGGCTACCTTTACAAAACAGCTAGGCTGAAAGGGGCTGAGAGAGTCTGTCCCTCTAGCGATCCACATCGTTGTAGATGGGACCACCTACAAGAAAGCATATGCTGTTAACGTAAGATAAATTTATTGTTCATTGCGGGGAAAGGATACCATGAAAGGTATTACTTCttcctataaaataaatttcattatagCTGTAtccagagttttgttttgttctgtttttcctggAAAGAATGAACCTTCACTGGCTGGCTCTTTCCAGATGTCAGAGATAGCAAACTGTGCTAACAACACCACCTAGCGTTTAATGTTGAAGTTACTGCCATAGGAGGAGAGAGAGCGCGTTTCAAGCTCATCTGCTACAGTGAGAGTACATTTTGTTGTGTGTTCCACTGTATTGGCTGTTGCTTTTTATCTTCGCTTTGAAATTGCGCTTGCCCATGATCTGGGCTTTTGGTTACCGATATTATGGATGGTTTTATTGTCCAGGTGAGCGTTCGTGCATGATTTATTTTATTCGTTTTAAGTGAGGATTGATTTTAAAGTGTGAGTTAAATGCTCCTGAAGGTTGATCCTTCAAGTCTTAGATTTCACCACTGCCAAGAAGCCTTCCATGATCTTTCCTCAATCTCATTCTCTGCTTGGTGGTTGccccatttttgctttttttgagaCTGTATGTACACATCATAGCTCTCGCCATTGTGGACTGTAATTGGCTGCTCACCTGTTTCTCACCCAATAGGGTGCACACCTCTCAGGACCAAGTGTCAGGTCTCATGGTCTGTATTACACTCTGAACCTAGCACATGGAGGCGCGGGatcaaaatttgttgaatgaaatgaaggaatgaatgaaaaaggtTTTCTAAGTAAGATTAAAGGGTGAGGCTAATTTATTTTCCCTGTAACTCTCAGCTTCTATGCACATTCTAGAAAACATTCTATCTTGAAATAGCTGAATTTAACAAAACTAACAACTCCACGTAAGATCTTGGCAGGATAATCAAAATCCTGATTTGAGGGAAAAACCTGGAATTCGAAGGTGAGTGAAAGCTCTGATGATGGTTAGGATACATCTGCCTTTCAAAATCAGATTCCATGCCCTGTCTAGTAACTGTACCAGGCAGAACGTAACTGCTTTTCCTCTTACACCAGGGTCCTCGTCAGCCCGACCCGCTTAAAATGTGCCTTTGTTCATGTGCAGCAGGGACCAGTGCACCGACTAGAAGAGGAACAGAAATGGGGAGGCTGGCGCAGGGGGAGATCTCCTTGAAGCAGCGTCCGCGTCTCCTTCCTGGCCTCACTGCTCATCTGGGATGAGTTCCTAAGTCACTCtcccaaattaaaatatttaatcctCTTGTTTCTTAGGAGAGATGCTCCTCATCTAAGCTTAAGGTCTTAATCTCATGTGTGACATTGGGTAAAATTACCTTCTCCTGACTGGCAAGAGTCCTGGGATCTCCAAAATATGATCTGGCCTATAAAATGGATAGAAATCACACACACAGATTCATCAATGGAAGACTGCGCCTCCCCATTCCTCTTTTGGAGGAATGGTAGTTAAGGATAGGAGATTTGGAGTCCTGTTTACTAGGATGTGAAACCCGGCTCTGTCCCTTATTTGCTCTGTGATGATGGAATTATTTCAATTGTtcagcctgcttctcatctgtactGTGGGGTGCATACACATAGTGCCAACTCGTAGGgtagttgtaaggattaaatgagctataCTGCATGCAGCGTGCTTGGGGGACTGTCTGGCATGTGAGTAAGTGCTTCCTAGAAATGGGAGTGTCAAAAAGACCCACTGTGAGCAGCTCTGTTCCTGAATCCTTTGGTGTTTTAGTCCTCCAATGGCCTGGACATGAGAGGGCCAGGGTGTCCTTCAGGATCTATTGACATGTGGTTACCAGGGAAATCACTCCCAGAGGCCTGCACTCTCAGCTCTCGCTCAGCCAGTCAGCATCACCCCTGAGCACACCACAGCTGTCACCTCTCCAGGCCTTTGTCTAGCTGCTGCCTCAAGCAAATCCTCCCTCCGCCTCTACCGTCAACATCTTACCCTTCAAGACCCAGCGCATATGTTACTTCCTTTCTGTAGCCTTACCTGGGTGCCCCAGAATAACAGGGGAGTCCCTTTCGGAGTACGTTGGGCACACTTTATCCGAGCATCACAGTGATGTGTCTCTCCTGCCAGCCTGTGAGCTCCTGAAAGGCAGGACCCATCTCTTATTCATCTTCATCTCCCAGTACTTACTTTACGCTTGGCGTTGAGTAGGCCAGCAGCAAATGTTTACAAGAGCAAAATGCTCAGTGTTGTGAATATTTAATATGCCTAGGAATTCAAGAGAGTCTCTGCACCTCTCGGCCTCCATTGCTCCCTGCTAGTTAAATCTCTGGAATGCAAGGGGAAAGAAGGAGCTGGGGGAGTAATGACCTTTCAACACAGTCTAAGCACCTAAGTGAGAAACAGGGAGGTGTTAACTGTTAAACCATCTGTACAAGTGGCCCTTGAATACAGACATAAGGAAAGTTCTCTGGGGGCCCTCCAGATGGGCAATATGAAGCTGGGGTTTGGGATGAAGAAAGCCTAATACTTTGTCCTTTGATATAGACAGCTCTCCGTCAAAGAGTGGTCCATGGGGAGGCAACCTCGCCCATCTTTCGAATTTTAGACGACTGAGCTTTGAAACAATCACTGGTAATTTCTGCCTTCCAAATCCCCTGCCACTATTGTGTTAAAAGAGTAAGAAAGAATACATGAAGTTCAAAGGAGTGTCAAGGCGGGACAGCTCTATAGCATCTACACCGCACCTCAAAGAATATGTCCTTGGAGCCGTGGAGGTCGATCTTGTGGAGGGGGCAGCTGTTTCGTTCAAGAATGTGTTTACATGAGTGTGCCCAGGAGTCTGGTGGGAGGTCCTAATTGAGACCTTTTTCTACCCTGGAGGTTACACACAGTGGAGATGGTCTTCCGGTGGGAGAAGCCTAAGCATTTTCTACAGCAAGTTCGAATAAGAGAGAACATTTTGTAAAAGACTCCCCAGTTCCAAGGGTGAGAGACGCTGACTGGAATTAGGTCTTATACTGTCAAGAGATGTAAGGTGAAGGTCAAGGCCAGACTTCTTTGGAGAGTACCATTAAGAGGCCATCTCCTCAGTTCTGTCTCCCTCTGGGGGATGGGAGGGTGAGCATGAATGATGCCTGTCCCCAAAGTCCAGAGAGGGCAATCCCACAAATCACTTGCAGAATTGTGGGTACTGTAAGAAGGGGTGACATTCTTACCCTGGTGAACAGCCACCaagcttcctttcctcccttgtcTGTCCTGAGCAGGGCAcagccagaaggagaagaaggggcaCAGACCACCCTCTCAGGTGCTGGTTTCTGAGAGGCTCAGAAGATGTACTGAGCCTGTACTCGAGATTAGGGCTATAGACAGT encodes the following:
- the LOC124232999 gene encoding folate receptor alpha-like, which encodes MALPMTTQLLLLLVWVAAVQAALPRTDLNVCMDAKHHKQKPGPEDTLHEQCSPWKENSCCSLTTSQEAHKDISHLYRFNWDHCGRMEAVRKRHFIQDTCLCECSPNLGPWIQQVDQGWSKEQILDAPLCKEDCPCRWEDCHPSYTCKTNWHKGRNCTSGFNQCPVEAACRHFDFYFPTPEALCNEIWSHSYKVSNYSRGSGRCIQMWFDPAQGNPNEEVARFYAEAMNRAGLGGACSLLLCLALTLLWLLS